The following are encoded together in the Serratia odorifera genome:
- a CDS encoding replication endonuclease, with the protein MTIDACGYRSPSPSPPYPGSSANVARKSSCFVILRVLNKKRIGQSWLIGVELVGRQGAAPIYLVRDSEDDANAVKPGNKVVIDHESAVNSCEWSKPRTAISVDKAPSVDLFELGQEKEFLDWVSLTLSPLPRFIRLRLASRIDSIHTMKGRHIARLALRDIIRRDLPHINTVTEQYAIVVNESAKSERETAFSHLDPLYHTFATLRGLIERFNRLPDFTPEDVELLAQDIAIYMTAVLSEVNETTAVLSDRQSVKSLYSEAANLARLFYLTPPAWSKYCRGSLFIDEAAIGVSKMLDDRYWHRNLKKYATRWREHLHIAFGDVKRGAAPYCSKHHVEEWDARRKRSRAIMARLELEDQDTKERISLIEQIDKSISNPALRRVELMTRIGGFEKVANDSGYSGQFFTLTAPSKYHAYTVFGHRNPKWNGASPRTTQRYLNRVWQRIRAELGRREIPVFWSARGRVASRWNAALAWSAVLFAGTCQRIAGSNGRLRNPRGCGRVAKRAR; encoded by the coding sequence GTGACCATAGACGCCTGCGGGTACCGCAGCCCTTCACCATCTCCTCCGTATCCGGGTAGCTCTGCTAATGTTGCCCGGAAATCATCATGTTTCGTTATTCTGCGTGTACTGAATAAAAAACGGATTGGGCAGTCATGGTTAATTGGCGTTGAACTGGTAGGGAGGCAAGGCGCAGCCCCAATTTATCTTGTGCGAGATTCTGAAGATGACGCCAATGCAGTAAAACCAGGGAATAAGGTAGTAATTGACCACGAAAGCGCGGTCAATAGTTGCGAATGGAGTAAACCCCGCACCGCTATTTCAGTTGATAAAGCTCCTTCTGTTGATCTATTTGAATTGGGTCAAGAGAAGGAGTTTTTAGACTGGGTAAGCCTAACCCTTTCTCCTCTACCTCGCTTTATTCGCCTGCGTCTGGCTTCCCGCATTGACAGCATTCACACCATGAAGGGCAGACACATAGCCCGCTTGGCGCTACGTGACATTATCCGCAGAGATCTGCCTCATATTAATACCGTGACTGAGCAGTATGCCATCGTGGTAAACGAGTCCGCGAAGTCAGAACGGGAGACGGCATTTAGCCATTTAGATCCCCTTTATCATACCTTTGCTACATTGCGCGGGTTGATCGAACGCTTTAACCGCTTGCCTGACTTTACCCCGGAAGATGTTGAGCTACTGGCTCAGGATATTGCTATCTACATGACGGCGGTATTGAGTGAGGTTAATGAGACAACCGCGGTGTTAAGCGATCGGCAGTCAGTAAAATCCCTTTATAGCGAGGCGGCAAACCTTGCGCGGCTTTTCTATCTAACGCCTCCAGCCTGGTCGAAGTATTGCAGGGGATCGCTGTTCATTGATGAAGCGGCAATCGGAGTCAGCAAGATGCTGGATGACCGCTACTGGCATCGCAATCTTAAAAAATACGCTACCCGTTGGCGTGAGCATTTGCATATTGCTTTTGGTGATGTGAAGCGTGGCGCTGCACCTTATTGCAGCAAACACCACGTTGAAGAGTGGGACGCCAGGCGCAAGCGCAGCCGTGCAATCATGGCCCGCCTTGAGTTGGAAGACCAGGACACCAAAGAACGTATTTCGCTTATTGAGCAGATCGATAAGAGCATATCTAACCCGGCATTGCGTCGCGTTGAACTCATGACCCGCATCGGGGGCTTTGAGAAAGTTGCCAATGATAGCGGCTATTCAGGCCAGTTTTTTACGCTGACGGCCCCATCTAAATATCACGCATATACCGTATTCGGTCATCGCAATCCTAAATGGAATGGGGCCAGCCCCAGAACAACCCAACGTTACCTTAACCGGGTCTGGCAGCGGATCCGCGCTGAGTTAGGTCGCCGTGAAATCCCTGTTTTTTGGTCTGCGCGTGGCAGAGTCGCATCACGATGGAACGCCGCATTGGCATGGTCTGCTGTTCTCTTTGCCGGAACATGCCAGCGAATTGCTGGAAGTAATGGAAGACTACGCAACCCGCGAGGATGCGGAAGAGTTGCAAAACGAGCACGGTAA
- a CDS encoding phage filamentation protein Fil family protein, which yields MNDNTPSFASMLKHGCQVTHYRHSRGWLECPDGRFFKPEPNKVRFIKGMNKPFVYTKKINKGLFNSLAILLRKLF from the coding sequence ATGAACGATAACACCCCATCTTTTGCCAGCATGTTAAAGCATGGCTGTCAGGTTACGCACTATCGCCACTCACGCGGCTGGCTTGAATGCCCTGACGGACGATTCTTTAAGCCGGAACCAAATAAAGTTCGCTTTATTAAAGGTATGAATAAGCCCTTTGTTTATACGAAGAAGATAAACAAAGGTTTATTTAATTCCCTCGCAATATTGTTAAGAAAGCTGTTTTAG
- a CDS encoding Cox family DNA-binding protein, which translates to MTEKELEGFIEVRHAVDAVPYPKFAELIGKKAATVKSMIEDGKLPIIPWKNPESLGARAENWIYIPEFNRAMRDAYFNRPKEQRDAWLLWIGL; encoded by the coding sequence ATGACCGAAAAAGAGTTAGAGGGATTCATTGAGGTACGTCACGCCGTGGACGCTGTGCCTTACCCAAAATTTGCCGAGTTGATCGGTAAAAAAGCTGCCACAGTGAAAAGCATGATTGAAGACGGTAAGTTACCAATCATCCCGTGGAAGAACCCGGAAAGCTTGGGTGCTCGCGCAGAAAATTGGATCTATATTCCTGAGTTCAACCGCGCGATGCGTGATGCTTACTTCAACCGCCCGAAAGAACAACGCGACGCCTGGTTATTGTGGATAGGGCTTTAA
- a CDS encoding DNA adenine methylase — MIRSLLKWPGGKSRVMPGLLPHLPKADCLVEPFVGGASVFLNTDYRRYVLADINPDLIRLYREVKSDPDLLIDMARKLFAEGNSKEEYLRNRKIFNSAKGLLDVNRAALFLYLNRHGYNGVVRYNQGGGYNVPFGQHKTAPYFPEAEIRQFADKANDTKAIFLCSSFQNTLKVMVGADEAIYCDPPYLPASDTANFTQYHTEPFTESHHRQLAAELLEVNRKYGAPVVISNSDTETTREIYRHFQLHEIDVQRSVSTDTSNRQKAKEVIGVLKVCEGCGRAGGGCCPDCGPCCGDATYNTMVAVGAIDDAEAF, encoded by the coding sequence ATGATCCGCTCCCTTCTCAAATGGCCCGGTGGCAAAAGCCGGGTTATGCCCGGACTGCTGCCGCACCTCCCTAAAGCTGATTGTCTGGTTGAGCCGTTTGTTGGCGGTGCGTCGGTATTTCTCAATACCGATTACCGCCGCTACGTGCTGGCCGATATCAACCCGGATTTGATCCGCCTGTATCGTGAGGTAAAAAGCGATCCCGATCTGCTGATCGATATGGCTCGCAAGCTGTTCGCCGAGGGCAATTCAAAGGAGGAGTATTTACGCAACCGTAAGATATTCAACAGTGCGAAAGGGCTACTCGATGTGAATCGGGCCGCGCTGTTCCTGTACCTCAACCGCCACGGATACAACGGTGTGGTGCGCTATAACCAGGGCGGTGGTTACAACGTGCCGTTTGGTCAACATAAAACTGCGCCTTACTTCCCCGAAGCGGAGATCCGCCAGTTTGCGGACAAGGCCAACGACACCAAAGCCATTTTCCTGTGCAGCTCGTTCCAAAACACCCTCAAGGTGATGGTCGGTGCGGATGAAGCCATTTACTGCGATCCGCCGTACTTGCCTGCCAGCGATACCGCCAATTTTACCCAATACCACACCGAGCCATTCACGGAGAGCCATCACCGCCAGTTAGCGGCGGAACTGCTGGAAGTGAATCGTAAATATGGCGCGCCGGTTGTCATTTCCAACAGCGACACCGAAACCACCCGCGAGATCTATCGCCATTTCCAACTGCATGAAATTGACGTGCAACGCTCAGTCAGTACCGATACCAGCAACCGCCAGAAGGCTAAGGAAGTGATCGGCGTCCTCAAAGTATGCGAAGGGTGCGGGCGAGCTGGCGGCGGATGCTGCCCGGACTGTGGGCCGTGTTGTGGTGATGCAACTTACAACACGATGGTTGCAGTTGGTGCGATCGATGATGCGGAGGCTTTCTAA
- the cpxR gene encoding envelope stress response regulator transcription factor CpxR, whose translation MNKILLVDDDRELTSLLKELLEMEGFTIVVAHDGEQALSLLDSSIDLLLLDIMMPKKNGIDTLKELRQHHQTPVIMLTARGSELDRVLGLELGADDYLPKPFNDRELVARIRAILRRSNWSEQQQNVDTSAPTLDVDGLQLNPGRQEASFDGQVLDLTGTEFTLLYLLAQHLGQVVSRELLSQEVLGKRLTPFDRAIDMHISNLRRKLPDRKDGHPWFKTLRGRGYLMVSAT comes from the coding sequence ATGAACAAGATTCTGTTAGTGGACGACGACCGCGAGCTGACCTCGCTGTTGAAAGAATTGCTTGAAATGGAAGGCTTTACCATTGTCGTTGCTCATGACGGCGAACAGGCGTTGTCACTGCTGGACAGCTCCATCGATCTCCTGCTTCTCGATATCATGATGCCGAAGAAAAATGGTATCGACACCCTGAAAGAATTACGCCAACACCATCAAACGCCAGTAATTATGCTGACCGCACGCGGTAGCGAACTGGATCGCGTACTCGGTCTGGAGCTCGGCGCCGACGACTACCTGCCGAAACCGTTCAACGATCGCGAGCTGGTGGCACGCATCCGCGCCATTTTGCGCCGTTCCAACTGGAGCGAGCAGCAACAAAACGTTGATACCAGCGCACCAACGCTGGATGTCGACGGCCTGCAGCTCAATCCGGGGCGTCAGGAAGCCAGTTTCGACGGCCAGGTGCTTGATCTGACCGGCACCGAATTTACGCTGCTCTATCTGCTGGCCCAGCATCTTGGCCAGGTGGTATCACGCGAATTGCTGAGCCAGGAAGTATTGGGCAAGCGCCTGACGCCGTTCGATCGCGCCATCGACATGCATATTTCCAACCTGCGACGTAAACTGCCCGACCGTAAAGACGGCCACCCATGGTTCAAAACCCTGCGTGGCCGCGGCTATTTAATGGTATCTGCAACATGA
- a CDS encoding helix-turn-helix transcriptional regulator — MSTDYTIKLHDIRKAEGLTQKQFADLTGISLGTIKNYETGQHAATALTAERVLGVESLQKYTMWLMTGKTAPQAGQIAPPLSPDGQGKIKSRHSAQKTG; from the coding sequence ATGTCAACAGACTACACAATAAAATTGCACGACATACGGAAGGCCGAAGGGCTTACTCAAAAGCAATTCGCTGATCTAACAGGTATTTCACTTGGAACAATAAAAAATTATGAAACAGGCCAACACGCGGCTACTGCCCTAACCGCTGAGAGGGTATTGGGGGTTGAAAGCCTCCAAAAATACACGATGTGGCTAATGACAGGTAAGACAGCACCACAAGCCGGGCAAATTGCTCCGCCTCTCTCCCCTGATGGGCAAGGAAAAATAAAATCACGCCATTCCGCCCAGAAGACTGGCTAA
- a CDS encoding phage integrase, which translates to MSIKKLEGGQYEVDVWPRGRNGKRIRRRFEKKQEAVLFERYVLANADKKEWLGASVDRRTLSELLDTWWLLYGQTQENGEIEKRHLNKTIRALGDPAVNRLSKRTIAQHRGQRLEDGISAATINRDVYRFSGMFSTLIKLDEFRKENPCKGLEPLKETPPAMTYLAKSEISRLLNTLTGDDRRVALLCLSTGARWGESSTLRGEQVNHGRVTFLKTKNGKKRTVPISEELEGEIKTSDTGPLFKVDYENFCERLKQVKPDLPRGQATHVLRHTFASWFMMNGGNIIALQQILGHASIQQTMVYAHLAPDYLQYAVTLNPLSGGLSV; encoded by the coding sequence ATGTCGATTAAGAAGCTCGAAGGTGGTCAATATGAAGTAGACGTATGGCCCCGCGGACGTAATGGAAAACGAATCCGCAGGCGATTTGAGAAGAAACAAGAGGCTGTGCTTTTTGAACGTTATGTTCTAGCCAACGCCGACAAAAAAGAATGGCTGGGCGCGAGCGTAGACCGCCGCACCTTAAGTGAATTGTTAGATACCTGGTGGCTGCTGTACGGGCAGACTCAGGAAAATGGTGAGATAGAAAAGCGACACCTGAATAAAACGATCAGGGCATTGGGAGATCCAGCCGTTAACAGGTTGAGTAAACGCACCATTGCACAACACAGAGGCCAACGCCTGGAAGATGGGATCAGCGCGGCAACGATCAACCGCGATGTATACCGTTTTTCAGGTATGTTCAGCACGCTGATCAAGCTGGATGAATTCAGGAAGGAAAATCCCTGCAAGGGGCTGGAACCACTGAAAGAAACGCCGCCTGCTATGACTTACCTCGCAAAATCAGAGATCAGCAGGTTGCTGAATACCCTGACCGGCGATGATCGGCGCGTAGCATTGCTATGCCTTAGTACTGGCGCACGTTGGGGAGAAAGTAGCACATTGCGTGGTGAGCAGGTAAACCATGGGCGTGTCACATTCCTTAAGACCAAAAACGGGAAAAAGCGGACGGTTCCGATATCGGAAGAACTGGAGGGGGAGATCAAGACCAGCGACACCGGGCCGCTGTTCAAAGTTGATTATGAAAACTTCTGCGAACGGCTCAAACAGGTTAAACCCGATCTGCCACGCGGGCAGGCCACACATGTGCTTAGGCACACCTTTGCAAGCTGGTTCATGATGAACGGGGGAAACATAATCGCGCTACAGCAAATTCTGGGGCACGCCAGCATACAACAGACGATGGTTTATGCTCACCTTGCCCCCGATTACTTGCAATATGCGGTGACGTTAAACCCGCTTAGTGGTGGGCTGTCGGTGTGA
- the cpxA gene encoding envelope stress sensor histidine kinase CpxA, which yields MINSLTARIFAIFWFTLALVLMLVLMVPKLDSRQMTSLLDSEQRQGLMLEQHVEAELQQDPANDLMWWRRLFRAIDKWAPPGQRLLLVTSEGRVIGAQRNEMQIVRNFIGQSDNSDHPKKKKYGRVELVGPFSVRDGEDNYQLYLIRPANSPQSDFINLMFDRPLLLLIVTMLISAPLLLWLAWSLAKPARKLKNAADDVARGNLKQHPELEAGPQEFLATGASFNQMVSALERMMTAQQRLISDISHELRTPLTRLQLATALMRRRHGEGHELARIETEAQRLDSMINDLLVLSRGQQKSELVRELLKANELWADVLDNAGFEAEQMGKQLEVASPPGPWTLFGNAGALDSALENIVRNALRYSHTRIVVAFSADNQGITIVVDDDGPGVSPEDREQIFRPFYRTDEARDRESGGTGLGLAIVEAAVTQHRGWVKAEDSPFGGLRLILWLPLHQRKSSRDH from the coding sequence ATGATCAACAGTTTGACGGCACGCATCTTCGCCATTTTCTGGTTTACATTAGCGCTGGTGCTAATGCTGGTGTTGATGGTGCCCAAGCTCGACTCCCGCCAAATGACTTCGCTGCTGGACAGCGAACAACGGCAGGGGCTGATGCTGGAACAGCATGTCGAGGCCGAATTGCAACAGGATCCGGCCAACGACCTGATGTGGTGGCGGCGCCTGTTTCGCGCCATCGACAAGTGGGCACCGCCCGGCCAGCGTTTGCTGCTGGTGACCAGCGAAGGCCGCGTTATTGGCGCACAGCGCAATGAAATGCAAATCGTGCGTAATTTCATTGGCCAGTCCGACAACTCCGATCATCCCAAGAAGAAAAAGTATGGTCGCGTCGAGCTGGTCGGCCCCTTCTCGGTGCGCGACGGGGAAGACAACTATCAACTGTACCTGATTCGTCCGGCCAACAGCCCGCAATCCGACTTTATCAATCTGATGTTCGACCGACCCTTGCTGCTGCTGATTGTCACCATGCTGATCAGCGCGCCGCTGCTGCTGTGGTTGGCCTGGAGCCTGGCAAAACCGGCGCGCAAATTGAAAAACGCCGCGGATGACGTGGCGCGCGGCAACCTGAAGCAGCATCCGGAACTGGAGGCTGGGCCGCAGGAGTTCCTGGCTACCGGCGCCAGTTTCAACCAGATGGTCAGCGCGCTGGAGCGCATGATGACCGCCCAGCAGCGGCTGATTTCCGATATTTCCCACGAGCTGCGCACGCCGTTGACGCGCCTGCAATTGGCCACAGCCCTGATGCGCCGCCGTCACGGCGAAGGTCATGAATTGGCACGTATCGAAACCGAAGCGCAGCGACTGGATTCGATGATTAACGACCTGCTGGTCTTGTCCCGCGGGCAGCAAAAAAGCGAGCTGGTACGCGAATTGCTCAAGGCCAATGAACTGTGGGCCGATGTGCTGGATAACGCCGGCTTTGAAGCCGAACAGATGGGTAAACAGCTAGAGGTCGCGTCACCACCGGGGCCATGGACGCTGTTTGGCAACGCAGGCGCCCTGGACAGCGCGCTGGAAAACATTGTGCGTAATGCCCTACGTTACTCGCATACGCGCATCGTGGTGGCATTCAGCGCCGATAATCAGGGTATTACCATCGTGGTTGACGATGACGGCCCGGGCGTCAGCCCGGAAGACCGTGAGCAAATCTTCCGGCCGTTCTACCGTACCGATGAAGCACGCGATCGAGAATCCGGTGGTACCGGCCTGGGGCTGGCGATCGTCGAAGCGGCGGTCACGCAGCACCGCGGCTGGGTGAAAGCCGAAGACAGCCCGTTCGGCGGCCTGCGTCTGATCCTGTGGTTACCGTTGCACCAGCGTAAATCATCGCGCGATCATTAA
- the cpxP gene encoding cell-envelope stress modulator CpxP, which produces MRKVTALVMASMLAIGSSAATAAETISETLPSATHVAINTLPGQHHMFDGVSLTEQQRQQMRDLMRQARNDLPGVNVAEMEAMHKLVTADKFDEAAVHAQAERMAQEQVKRQVEMARVRNQMYNLLTPKQKSVLDQKHQQRMQQMEQQISGLQQTSAQKLSATE; this is translated from the coding sequence ATGCGTAAGGTGACCGCATTAGTTATGGCATCAATGCTGGCGATAGGTTCTTCCGCCGCCACTGCTGCCGAGACTATATCGGAAACGCTCCCGTCTGCTACGCATGTTGCGATCAACACGCTTCCCGGCCAACACCACATGTTTGATGGTGTCAGCCTGACTGAACAGCAGCGCCAGCAAATGCGCGACTTGATGCGCCAGGCTCGCAACGATCTGCCTGGTGTCAATGTAGCTGAAATGGAAGCCATGCATAAGCTGGTAACCGCAGACAAATTTGATGAAGCCGCCGTGCATGCACAGGCGGAAAGAATGGCTCAGGAACAGGTCAAGCGACAGGTCGAAATGGCCCGAGTGCGCAACCAGATGTATAACCTGCTGACGCCTAAGCAAAAAAGTGTTTTAGACCAGAAGCATCAGCAGCGTATGCAGCAGATGGAGCAACAGATTTCTGGTTTGCAACAAACTTCTGCCCAGAAGTTGAGTGCGACTGAGTAG
- a CDS encoding phosphoadenosine phosphosulfate reductase family protein codes for MSIIDPRCSGTDTINIVSVSGGKDSLAQWLLAIEYGVPHITVFADTGHEHPQTMDYLDYLESKLGKVVRVKADFSRQIEGKRRFIAEKWPVSLVEECGMSPDEAAERIHRALEVLKPTGNPFLDLCMWKGRFPSTKARFCTFDLKHEPIRTQVVLPALEEFDEVISWQGVRAQESPARAGLPAWEEDADNTPGLHVYRPILNWLHEDVFALAKRHGIKPNPLYEQGCSRVGCMPCIHARKSELAEIFSRWPEEIKRVAEWERLVAACSRRGNSTFFPSTHDPRRAERRIEIITVDAYGIETYRDWAMTTRGGAQFDLLAEANDKSVCSSVYAGVCE; via the coding sequence ATGTCTATTATCGATCCCCGTTGCAGTGGTACGGATACGATTAATATCGTTTCGGTTTCTGGGGGAAAAGATAGCCTTGCACAGTGGCTATTAGCAATTGAATACGGTGTGCCGCATATCACTGTTTTTGCAGATACCGGACATGAGCACCCCCAGACAATGGACTATCTGGACTATCTGGAATCCAAGCTCGGCAAGGTAGTCCGTGTCAAAGCGGACTTCTCTCGCCAGATAGAGGGTAAGCGTAGGTTCATTGCAGAAAAGTGGCCTGTTTCTCTGGTTGAAGAGTGCGGAATGTCGCCCGATGAGGCGGCGGAACGCATTCATCGTGCACTGGAGGTTTTGAAACCAACGGGTAATCCATTCCTTGATCTTTGTATGTGGAAGGGGCGCTTTCCAAGCACGAAGGCGCGTTTCTGCACATTTGACCTTAAACATGAACCGATACGAACTCAGGTAGTTCTGCCAGCGTTGGAAGAGTTCGACGAGGTAATTAGTTGGCAGGGTGTCCGCGCGCAAGAGTCACCGGCGCGGGCCGGTTTACCTGCCTGGGAGGAAGACGCAGATAACACGCCTGGTCTTCACGTCTACCGACCAATACTTAACTGGTTACATGAAGATGTGTTTGCCCTGGCTAAGCGCCACGGTATCAAGCCGAACCCACTCTACGAGCAGGGATGTAGCCGGGTTGGGTGTATGCCTTGCATTCACGCACGTAAATCTGAACTGGCAGAGATATTTAGCCGCTGGCCCGAAGAGATAAAGCGCGTTGCTGAGTGGGAGCGCCTTGTTGCTGCCTGTTCCCGCCGTGGTAATTCTACTTTTTTCCCGTCCACCCATGACCCGCGCCGCGCAGAACGTCGTATTGAAATTATTACTGTCGATGCTTACGGGATTGAGACGTACCGTGATTGGGCTATGACAACGCGCGGTGGTGCACAGTTTGACCTGCTAGCGGAAGCAAACGACAAATCAGTATGCAGTAGCGTTTATGCCGGGGTCTGCGAGTGA
- a CDS encoding replication endonuclease gives MLFSLPEHASELLEVMEDYATREDAEELQNEHGNRPRFEMKPIDHEIGSATGYVVKYISKNIDGYALDGETDDESGKPLKETSKHATAWASCWGIRQFQFLGGAPVSVWRELRRFRNQALADKINPLFAELHRAADGGDWQEYTQLQGGALVVRRDLPLRIWYQQKDQPNDYGEYQNLIKGLVMPRTFLPPIETRLHSYSIVRKKPEILGDSGQAVDLSVDLPGASAPSRTRVNNCTEVKKRTNSPPDHHH, from the coding sequence CTGCTGTTCTCTTTGCCGGAACATGCCAGCGAATTGCTGGAAGTAATGGAAGACTACGCAACCCGCGAGGATGCGGAAGAGTTGCAAAACGAGCACGGTAATCGCCCGCGTTTTGAGATGAAGCCGATCGATCATGAGATCGGCAGCGCCACGGGTTATGTGGTGAAGTACATCAGCAAAAACATAGATGGCTATGCACTCGACGGCGAAACCGACGACGAGAGCGGCAAACCATTGAAAGAAACCTCGAAACACGCAACCGCCTGGGCATCATGCTGGGGTATTCGTCAGTTTCAGTTTTTGGGCGGTGCGCCGGTATCTGTCTGGCGCGAGCTGCGCCGGTTCCGCAATCAGGCGCTGGCGGACAAGATAAACCCGCTGTTTGCTGAACTGCACCGCGCTGCTGATGGTGGCGACTGGCAGGAGTATACGCAGTTGCAAGGCGGGGCGCTGGTTGTCCGTCGCGATCTGCCATTGCGTATCTGGTACCAGCAGAAAGACCAGCCTAATGATTACGGCGAGTATCAGAACCTTATCAAGGGGCTGGTAATGCCCCGCACCTTTTTGCCACCCATTGAAACCCGTCTGCACTCTTACAGCATTGTCAGGAAGAAACCGGAGATTTTAGGCGACTCAGGGCAGGCCGTTGACCTGTCTGTTGACCTTCCGGGCGCGTCTGCGCCCTCTAGGACTCGTGTCAATAACTGTACTGAGGTCAAAAAACGAACAAATTCGCCCCCGGATCACCATCATTAA
- a CDS encoding tellurite resistance TerB family protein has protein sequence MFGMFKKKTAAVKVELKKVENRDLMEAIVGGCLLVAAADGEIEKEETAKLDQLLRSNPRLSHYGNEITALITRFSEQLEAGFRVGRMNILREIEDIKNDPKEAEEVFVNMLTIAEADGEIEPEEQKVLEEVGRRLGLRIEDYL, from the coding sequence ATGTTTGGCATGTTCAAGAAGAAAACCGCCGCTGTAAAAGTTGAATTAAAGAAAGTTGAAAACCGCGATCTGATGGAGGCCATTGTTGGCGGCTGTCTGTTGGTTGCTGCCGCCGATGGTGAAATTGAGAAAGAGGAAACGGCAAAGCTCGATCAGCTGCTGCGCTCTAACCCACGCCTGAGCCACTACGGCAATGAAATTACCGCGCTGATCACCCGTTTCAGTGAACAGCTTGAAGCAGGTTTCCGCGTTGGGCGCATGAATATCCTGCGTGAAATTGAGGATATCAAAAACGACCCGAAAGAGGCGGAAGAAGTCTTCGTCAACATGCTGACTATTGCCGAAGCTGACGGCGAGATCGAGCCGGAAGAACAGAAGGTACTGGAAGAAGTGGGGCGTCGTCTGGGCTTGCGCATTGAGGATTATCTCTGA
- a CDS encoding 3'-5' exonuclease produces MNHLMIDLETLGTGVDAPIAAIGAVFFEPSTGCTGARFYTRVDFISDMEQGAKPDGYTIKWWLKQSSEARAELVADDAPLAWEALTRLHDFIEKNAIPNDLKFLQVWGNGASFDCVLLRAAFGRADLEIPWQWWNDRDVRTVVEMGRALGFDPKRNSPFNGERHNALDDAVHQALYVSEIWQRLTTDKEPML; encoded by the coding sequence ATGAATCACTTAATGATCGATTTAGAAACCCTGGGAACCGGCGTAGATGCGCCGATCGCGGCTATTGGTGCGGTGTTTTTTGAACCGTCCACCGGGTGTACAGGTGCGCGGTTTTATACGCGCGTGGATTTCATCAGTGATATGGAGCAGGGGGCTAAACCTGATGGCTACACCATCAAATGGTGGTTAAAACAGAGTAGTGAAGCCCGCGCGGAATTAGTGGCGGATGATGCCCCTTTGGCCTGGGAGGCGTTAACCCGGCTCCATGATTTTATTGAAAAGAATGCTATCCCTAACGACTTAAAGTTTTTGCAAGTCTGGGGTAATGGAGCGTCATTTGATTGCGTGCTGCTCCGCGCCGCTTTTGGCCGCGCTGATTTAGAGATCCCTTGGCAATGGTGGAATGATCGTGACGTTCGTACCGTTGTGGAAATGGGGCGCGCACTTGGCTTCGATCCTAAGCGTAACAGCCCATTCAATGGTGAGCGCCACAACGCGCTTGATGATGCTGTACACCAGGCGCTTTACGTATCAGAGATCTGGCAACGCCTGACCACCGATAAGGAGCCGATGTTATGA
- the trmL gene encoding tRNA (uridine(34)/cytosine(34)/5-carboxymethylaminomethyluridine(34)-2'-O)-methyltransferase TrmL: MLNIVLFEPEIPPNTGNIIRLCANTGFQLHVIEPMGFPWDDKRLRRAGLDYHEFTRVKRHADYAAFMASEQPQRLFALTTKGTPAHSAVNYQQGDYLLFGPETRGLPAEILNALPPQQKIRIPMQAQSRSMNLSNAVAVVVYEAWRQLDYAGALIKQ; the protein is encoded by the coding sequence ATGCTGAACATCGTTTTATTTGAACCCGAAATCCCACCCAATACCGGCAATATCATCCGCCTGTGCGCCAATACCGGCTTTCAGTTGCACGTGATTGAACCCATGGGCTTCCCATGGGACGACAAACGCCTGCGCCGCGCCGGGCTCGATTACCATGAGTTTACTCGCGTCAAGCGCCACGCCGATTATGCGGCATTCATGGCCAGCGAACAGCCGCAGCGCCTGTTTGCCCTGACCACCAAAGGCACACCGGCGCACAGCGCGGTCAATTATCAGCAAGGGGATTATTTGCTGTTTGGGCCGGAAACGCGCGGCCTGCCGGCGGAGATCCTCAATGCCTTGCCGCCACAGCAAAAAATCCGCATTCCCATGCAGGCGCAAAGCCGTAGCATGAACTTATCCAATGCGGTTGCGGTGGTGGTATACGAAGCCTGGCGTCAGTTGGATTATGCCGGAGCACTGATCAAGCAATAA
- a CDS encoding DUF3927 family protein — translation MLRVLNSLRPVLAVLLAFMVIAVDFTSYLLSVIGDAFFVGALLLLVWPALKTASQSTDHP, via the coding sequence ATGCTGCGCGTACTGAATTCATTGCGCCCTGTGCTGGCGGTTCTGCTGGCCTTCATGGTCATTGCAGTGGATTTCACCAGCTATCTGCTTTCGGTGATTGGTGACGCTTTCTTCGTTGGCGCTCTCCTCCTGCTCGTATGGCCTGCGCTTAAGACGGCCAGCCAATCAACTGATCACCCGTAA